From a region of the Salvelinus alpinus chromosome 2, SLU_Salpinus.1, whole genome shotgun sequence genome:
- the rereb gene encoding arginine-glutamic acid dipeptide repeats protein isoform X3 yields the protein MDDLFSPRRSLNSTQGEIRVGSSHQAKLPELQPRPVFGVQTQTENEELVWMPGVNDCDLLMYLRAARSMAAFAGMCDGGSTEDGCLAASRDDTTLNALNMLHASRYDAAKALQRLVKKPVPKLIEKCWSEDDVKRFIKGLRQYGKHFFRIRKELLPNKKTGELITFYYHWKKTPEAAGTRPYRQHRRQPSSRKAKTRAALATVNTPSQAQSLDVSSASEDDLDSEDSEQGTCGHCATTTSKDWQHGGRDNILLCTTCRTFYNKHGRLPPGPKPADPPFMFKPVKEEEEGNGKHGMRTRRSRAPLSSLRSGHKRRTGSPTSEDQQSSSHPSPAPSGASSTSNTSRSSCSDKTDSTKKPGKKIKEEVPLPKSTKRSRESAAQDPEEPERTATKRTKTQQGEQVECRSEGDGEAEGGEVEEECCSDSRSAQDDGSSDTKDIDQDNRSSSPSIPSPHQGNEGNESDSDSSAQQPQGAHQAAAETISAPAAAALAVTQTAPTVPPAQAAVSTTFLPPQGTSSSAEPGQVQAQAPPSPEPPQPAQAGQSAGYESGPPHSQPPPPSSHPISGPSPLPPPLGQALHPPSPVFQGPLPPPGSLPPTLPLHGAPTQGPRSQRPPPHIAREPPFSQAIPLTSGPQIKPPPTTPIPPSHKQQPPHLSSAPPFLQMPSNLPPPPALKPLNSLPNQHPPGAPPPPLQLMPQSLPMQQGLPPQPPVLTQLQNLPGRGSHSHSTLPSSGPSALHPVPSASAPSTMGPVPGLQPSFSSMPLRPSPGNPIGMGGSHVQIKEEPLDECEPESPPPPPRSPSPEPSVVDIASHPSQSARFIKHLDRGYNSCSRTDLFFTPLASSKLAKKREEAVERSKREAEHNTREREREKDRERERERERERQEEKNARASSSSHDSRMSDVQMIGQVHMRSSFEQPPTSVAAVPPYIGPDTPALRTLSEYARPHVMSPTNRNHPFFVSLSPGDPLLAYHMPGLYAADPSMRERELRNLRERELRERMKPGFEVKPPEMETMHPSANPMEHFARHGALALPHIAGPPHHPFGHFHPAMQNHLERERQVLALAGSQMRPELSYAERLTAERLHAERMASVANDPAARLQMLNVTPHHHQHSHIHSHLHLHQQDPLNQGEGNGPHPLDPLAPGPRLARFPFPGGPIPNPLLNDLPHDHDMLRHPLFAYAAVAGAGYPRELQGPIPQMSAAHQLQAMHAQSAELQRLAMEQQWLHGHHHLQHGGPLPGQEDYYSRLKKEGDKPS from the exons ATGGACGACTTGTTCAGTCCGAGAAG GAGCCTGAACAGCACGCAGGGGGAGATCAGAGTGGGATCAAGTCATCAG GCCAAGCTCCCTGAGCTGCAACCACGCCCTGTGTTTGGTGTGCAGACCCAGACAGAGAATGAAGAGTTGGTGTGGATGCCAGGGGTCAATGATTGTGACCTCCTCATGTACCTCAGAGCTGCCAG GAGCATGGCAGCGTTTGCAGGAATGTGTGATGGAGGATCCACAGAGGATGGTTGTTTGGCGGCCTCTCGTGACGATACCACACTCAACGCTTTAAACATG TTACACGCCAGCCGCTATGACGCGGCTAAAGCTCTGCAGCGCCTAGTGAAGAAACCTGTGCCCAAACTTATTGAGAAATGTTGGTCAGAAGATGACGTG AAGCGGTTTATCAAAGGTTTGAGACAGTACGGTAAACATTTCTTCAGGATTCGCAAAGAGCTGCTGCCCAACAAGAAAACG GGTGAGTTGATCACATTCTACTACCACTGGAAAAAGACGCCCGAggctgcaggcacccggccctaCCGTCAGCACCGTAGACAGCCATCCTCACGCAAGGCCAAGACTCGCGCTGCCCTTGCCACTGTGAATACCCCCTCCCAGGCCCAATCAT TGGACGTGAGTTCGGCCAGTGAGGACGATCTGGACAGTGAAGACAGCGAGCAGGGCACCTGTGGACACTGTGCTACTACCA CCTCTAAGGACTGGCAGCACGGCGGCAGAGATAACATCCTCTTGTGTACCACCTGTCGGACCTTCTACAACAAACATGGCCGCCTGCCGCCCGGCCCCAAACCTGCTGACCCTCCCTTCATGTTCAAACCTgtcaaagaggaagaggagggcaaCGGGAAGCACGGCATGAGGACGCGACGCAGCAGAGCACCG ttgtcttcactaagaaGTGGCCACAAGAGGCGGACCGGCTCTCCTACCAGTGAAGACCAGCAGTCCAGTAGCCATCCGTCTCCTGCACCCAGTGGAGCTAGCTCCACCTCCAACACATCCAGAAGCTCCTGCTCAGACAAGACTGACTCCACAAAGAAGCCTGGCAAG AAGATCAAGGAAGAGGTGCCCCTACCAAAGAGTACTAAACGTTCCAGGGAGAGTGCAGCCCAGGACCCAGAGGAGCCTGAGAGAACAGCAACTAAAAGAACGAAAACACAGCAG GGTGAACAGGTGGAGTGCCGGTCAGAGGGCGATGGAGAggcagaggggggagaggtggaggaggagtgcTGCTCAGACAGCCGCAGTGCCCAGGACGACGGCAGCAGCGACACCAAAGACATCGACCAGGACAACCGCTCCTCCTCCCCCAGCATCCCCAGCCCTCACCAGGGCAACGAGGGCAACGAGAGTGACTCCGACTCCTCTGCCCAGCAGCCCCAGGGTGCCCACCAGGCGGCAGCAGAGACCATCAGTgcccctgctgctgctgccctggCTGTAACACAGACCGCACCGACTGTTCCTCCAGCGCAGGCTGCAGTCTCGACCACATTCCTGCCCCCCCAGGGCACCTCTTCCTCTGCAGAGCCTGGCCAGGTACAGGCCCAGGCACCCCCCTCCCCAGAGCCCCCCCAGCCTGCTCAGGCTGGTCAGTCAGCTGGCTATGAGTCAGGCCCACCACACAGccaacccccacccccctcctctcaccccatCTCTGGCCCATCACCCCTCCCTCCACCACTGGGACAGGCCCTTCATCCTCCATCTCCTGTGTTCCAGggtcctcttcctccacctggaTCTCTTCCTCCCACCCTGCCCCTCCATGGTGCTCCCACCCAGGGCCCCCGCTCCCAGCGACCCCCTCCTCACATAGCCAGGGAACCTCCTTTCTCCCAGGCGATCCCCCTTACATCTGGTCCCCAAATCAAACCACCCCCAACCACACCCATCCCACCATCGCACAAGCAGCAGCCACCgcacctctcctctgctccccctTTCCTCCAGATGCCGTCCAACCTGCCCCCACCGCCAGCACTGAAGCCCCTCAACTCCCTGCCCAACCAGCACCCTCCCGGtgcccctccaccccccctccagcTCATGCCCCAGTCCCTGCCCATGCAGCAGGGACTCCCACCCCAGCCTCCCGTGCTCACTCAGCTGCAGAACCTCCCTGGCAGAGGCAGTCACTCCCACTCCACCCTGCCCTCATCTGGCCCCTCGGCCTTGCACCCTGTCCCCTCTGCCTCTGCTCCCTCTACCATGGGTCCAGTCCCTGGTCTccagccctccttctcctccatgccCCTGCGCCCCTCGCCCGGAAACCCCATTGGTATGGGAGGGTCACATGTCCAGATTAAAGAAGAGCCATTGGATGAGTGTGAGCCTGAGAGCCCGCCCCCTCCACCCAGAAGTCCCTCGCCAGAACCTTCGGTTGTCGACATCGCCAGCCACCCTAGCCAATCAGCACG GTTTATCAAACACCTGGACCGTGGCTACAACTCGTGTTCCAGAACGGACCTGTTCTTCACCCCTCTGGCCTCATCCAAGCTGGccaagaagagagaggaggctgtggaGAGATCCAAGAGAGAGGCTGAACACAACacccgagagagggagagggagaaggacagggagagagagcgggagagggaacgagagaggcaggaagagaaAAATGCT AGAGCGTCCAGCTCGTCCCACGACAGCCGTATGAGTGATGTCCAGATGATCGGCCAGGTCCACATGCGTTCCTCCTTCGAGCAGCCCCCCACCAGCGTGGCGGCCGTCCCCCCTTACATCGGCCCCGACACCCCGGCCCTGCGCACCCTTAGTGAGTACGCCCGACCCCACGTCATGTCCCCCACCAACCGCAACCACCCCTTCTTCGTGTCCCTGTCCCCCGGGGACCCCCTGCTGGCCTACCACATGCCCGGCCTTTACGCCGCCGACCCCAGCATGCGAGAGAGGGAGCTCCGCAACCTCCGAGAGAGGGAGCTCCGCGAGAGGATGAAGCCCGGCTTTGAGGTCAAACCCCCGGAGATGGAGACCATGCATCCATCAGCCAACCCCATGGAGCACTTTGCCCGACATGGAGCCCTGGCCCTGCCTCACATCGCTGGGCCGCCCCACCACCCCTTTGGCCACTTCCATCCGGCCATGCAGAACCacctggagagggagagacaggtgcTGGCCCTGGCCGGGTCCCAGATGCGTCCGGAGCTGAGCTACGCTGAGCGGCTGACTGCCGAGAGGCTCCACGCAGAGAGGATGGCGTCTGTGGCGAACGACCCGGCCGCAAGGCTGCAGATGCTGAATGTGACGCCGCATCACCACCAGCACTCCCACATCCACTCACACCTGCACCTGCACCAGCAGGACCCACTCAACCAAGGTGAGG GTAATGGCCCCCACCCTCTGGATCCCTTGGCTCCAGGGCCCCGCCTGGCCCGCTTCCCCTTCCCCGGAGGCCCCATCCCCAACCCTCTGCTCAACGACCTGCCCCATGACCATGACATGCTGCGACACCCACTGTTTG CCTATGCCGCTGTTGCAGGAGCAGGGTACCCCCGTGAGCTTCAGGGCCCCATCCCACAGATGTCTGCAGCCCATCAGCTCCAGGCCATGCACGCCCAGTCGGCAGAGCTGCAGAGGCTGGCCATGGAGCAGCAGTGGCTGCATGGACACCACCACCTACAACATGGGGGGCCTCTGCCCGGGCAGGAGGATTACTACAG CCGCCTGAAGAAAGAAGGTGACAAGCCATCGTGA
- the rereb gene encoding arginine-glutamic acid dipeptide repeats protein isoform X2, which translates to MDDLFSPRRSLNSTQGEIRVGSSHQAKLPELQPRPVFGVQTQTENEELVWMPGVNDCDLLMYLRAARSMAAFAGMCDGGSTEDGCLAASRDDTTLNALNMLHASRYDAAKALQRLVKKPVPKLIEKCWSEDDVKRFIKGLRQYGKHFFRIRKELLPNKKTGELITFYYHWKKTPEAAGTRPYRQHRRQPSSRKAKTRAALATVNTPSQAQSLDVSSASEDDLDSEDSEQGTCGHCATTTSKDWQHGGRDNILLCTTCRTFYNKHGRLPPGPKPADPPFMFKPVKEEEEGNGKHGMRTRRSRAPLSSLRSGHKRRTGSPTSEDQQSSSHPSPAPSGASSTSNTSRSSCSDKTDSTKKPGKKIKEEVPLPKSTKRSRESAAQDPEEPERTATKRTKTQQGEQVECRSEGDGEAEGGEVEEECCSDSRSAQDDGSSDTKDIDQDNRSSSPSIPSPHQGNEGNESDSDSSAQQPQGAHQAAAETISAPAAAALAVTQTAPTVPPAQAAVSTTFLPPQGTSSSAEPGQVQAQAPPSPEPPQPAQAGQSAGYESGPPHSQPPPPSSHPISGPSPLPPPLGQALHPPSPVFQGPLPPPGSLPPTLPLHGAPTQGPRSQRPPPHIAREPPFSQAIPLTSGPQIKPPPTTPIPPSHKQQPPHLSSAPPFLQMPSNLPPPPALKPLNSLPNQHPPGAPPPPLQLMPQSLPMQQGLPPQPPVLTQLQNLPGRGSHSHSTLPSSGPSALHPVPSASAPSTMGPVPGLQPSFSSMPLRPSPGNPIGMGGSHVQIKEEPLDECEPESPPPPPRSPSPEPSVVDIASHPSQSARFIKHLDRGYNSCSRTDLFFTPLASSKLAKKREEAVERSKREAEHNTREREREKDRERERERERERQEEKNARASSSSHDSRMSDVQMIGQVHMRSSFEQPPTSVAAVPPYIGPDTPALRTLSEYARPHVMSPTNRNHPFFVSLSPGDPLLAYHMPGLYAADPSMRERELRNLRERELRERMKPGFEVKPPEMETMHPSANPMEHFARHGALALPHIAGPPHHPFGHFHPAMQNHLERERQVLALAGSQMRPELSYAERLTAERLHAERMASVANDPAARLQMLNVTPHHHQHSHIHSHLHLHQQDPLNQDDVCYCHPGNGPHPLDPLAPGPRLARFPFPGGPIPNPLLNDLPHDHDMLRHPLFAYAAVAGAGYPRELQGPIPQMSAAHQLQAMHAQSAELQRLAMEQQWLHGHHHLQHGGPLPGQEDYYSRLKKEGDKPS; encoded by the exons ATGGACGACTTGTTCAGTCCGAGAAG GAGCCTGAACAGCACGCAGGGGGAGATCAGAGTGGGATCAAGTCATCAG GCCAAGCTCCCTGAGCTGCAACCACGCCCTGTGTTTGGTGTGCAGACCCAGACAGAGAATGAAGAGTTGGTGTGGATGCCAGGGGTCAATGATTGTGACCTCCTCATGTACCTCAGAGCTGCCAG GAGCATGGCAGCGTTTGCAGGAATGTGTGATGGAGGATCCACAGAGGATGGTTGTTTGGCGGCCTCTCGTGACGATACCACACTCAACGCTTTAAACATG TTACACGCCAGCCGCTATGACGCGGCTAAAGCTCTGCAGCGCCTAGTGAAGAAACCTGTGCCCAAACTTATTGAGAAATGTTGGTCAGAAGATGACGTG AAGCGGTTTATCAAAGGTTTGAGACAGTACGGTAAACATTTCTTCAGGATTCGCAAAGAGCTGCTGCCCAACAAGAAAACG GGTGAGTTGATCACATTCTACTACCACTGGAAAAAGACGCCCGAggctgcaggcacccggccctaCCGTCAGCACCGTAGACAGCCATCCTCACGCAAGGCCAAGACTCGCGCTGCCCTTGCCACTGTGAATACCCCCTCCCAGGCCCAATCAT TGGACGTGAGTTCGGCCAGTGAGGACGATCTGGACAGTGAAGACAGCGAGCAGGGCACCTGTGGACACTGTGCTACTACCA CCTCTAAGGACTGGCAGCACGGCGGCAGAGATAACATCCTCTTGTGTACCACCTGTCGGACCTTCTACAACAAACATGGCCGCCTGCCGCCCGGCCCCAAACCTGCTGACCCTCCCTTCATGTTCAAACCTgtcaaagaggaagaggagggcaaCGGGAAGCACGGCATGAGGACGCGACGCAGCAGAGCACCG ttgtcttcactaagaaGTGGCCACAAGAGGCGGACCGGCTCTCCTACCAGTGAAGACCAGCAGTCCAGTAGCCATCCGTCTCCTGCACCCAGTGGAGCTAGCTCCACCTCCAACACATCCAGAAGCTCCTGCTCAGACAAGACTGACTCCACAAAGAAGCCTGGCAAG AAGATCAAGGAAGAGGTGCCCCTACCAAAGAGTACTAAACGTTCCAGGGAGAGTGCAGCCCAGGACCCAGAGGAGCCTGAGAGAACAGCAACTAAAAGAACGAAAACACAGCAG GGTGAACAGGTGGAGTGCCGGTCAGAGGGCGATGGAGAggcagaggggggagaggtggaggaggagtgcTGCTCAGACAGCCGCAGTGCCCAGGACGACGGCAGCAGCGACACCAAAGACATCGACCAGGACAACCGCTCCTCCTCCCCCAGCATCCCCAGCCCTCACCAGGGCAACGAGGGCAACGAGAGTGACTCCGACTCCTCTGCCCAGCAGCCCCAGGGTGCCCACCAGGCGGCAGCAGAGACCATCAGTgcccctgctgctgctgccctggCTGTAACACAGACCGCACCGACTGTTCCTCCAGCGCAGGCTGCAGTCTCGACCACATTCCTGCCCCCCCAGGGCACCTCTTCCTCTGCAGAGCCTGGCCAGGTACAGGCCCAGGCACCCCCCTCCCCAGAGCCCCCCCAGCCTGCTCAGGCTGGTCAGTCAGCTGGCTATGAGTCAGGCCCACCACACAGccaacccccacccccctcctctcaccccatCTCTGGCCCATCACCCCTCCCTCCACCACTGGGACAGGCCCTTCATCCTCCATCTCCTGTGTTCCAGggtcctcttcctccacctggaTCTCTTCCTCCCACCCTGCCCCTCCATGGTGCTCCCACCCAGGGCCCCCGCTCCCAGCGACCCCCTCCTCACATAGCCAGGGAACCTCCTTTCTCCCAGGCGATCCCCCTTACATCTGGTCCCCAAATCAAACCACCCCCAACCACACCCATCCCACCATCGCACAAGCAGCAGCCACCgcacctctcctctgctccccctTTCCTCCAGATGCCGTCCAACCTGCCCCCACCGCCAGCACTGAAGCCCCTCAACTCCCTGCCCAACCAGCACCCTCCCGGtgcccctccaccccccctccagcTCATGCCCCAGTCCCTGCCCATGCAGCAGGGACTCCCACCCCAGCCTCCCGTGCTCACTCAGCTGCAGAACCTCCCTGGCAGAGGCAGTCACTCCCACTCCACCCTGCCCTCATCTGGCCCCTCGGCCTTGCACCCTGTCCCCTCTGCCTCTGCTCCCTCTACCATGGGTCCAGTCCCTGGTCTccagccctccttctcctccatgccCCTGCGCCCCTCGCCCGGAAACCCCATTGGTATGGGAGGGTCACATGTCCAGATTAAAGAAGAGCCATTGGATGAGTGTGAGCCTGAGAGCCCGCCCCCTCCACCCAGAAGTCCCTCGCCAGAACCTTCGGTTGTCGACATCGCCAGCCACCCTAGCCAATCAGCACG GTTTATCAAACACCTGGACCGTGGCTACAACTCGTGTTCCAGAACGGACCTGTTCTTCACCCCTCTGGCCTCATCCAAGCTGGccaagaagagagaggaggctgtggaGAGATCCAAGAGAGAGGCTGAACACAACacccgagagagggagagggagaaggacagggagagagagcgggagagggaacgagagaggcaggaagagaaAAATGCT AGAGCGTCCAGCTCGTCCCACGACAGCCGTATGAGTGATGTCCAGATGATCGGCCAGGTCCACATGCGTTCCTCCTTCGAGCAGCCCCCCACCAGCGTGGCGGCCGTCCCCCCTTACATCGGCCCCGACACCCCGGCCCTGCGCACCCTTAGTGAGTACGCCCGACCCCACGTCATGTCCCCCACCAACCGCAACCACCCCTTCTTCGTGTCCCTGTCCCCCGGGGACCCCCTGCTGGCCTACCACATGCCCGGCCTTTACGCCGCCGACCCCAGCATGCGAGAGAGGGAGCTCCGCAACCTCCGAGAGAGGGAGCTCCGCGAGAGGATGAAGCCCGGCTTTGAGGTCAAACCCCCGGAGATGGAGACCATGCATCCATCAGCCAACCCCATGGAGCACTTTGCCCGACATGGAGCCCTGGCCCTGCCTCACATCGCTGGGCCGCCCCACCACCCCTTTGGCCACTTCCATCCGGCCATGCAGAACCacctggagagggagagacaggtgcTGGCCCTGGCCGGGTCCCAGATGCGTCCGGAGCTGAGCTACGCTGAGCGGCTGACTGCCGAGAGGCTCCACGCAGAGAGGATGGCGTCTGTGGCGAACGACCCGGCCGCAAGGCTGCAGATGCTGAATGTGACGCCGCATCACCACCAGCACTCCCACATCCACTCACACCTGCACCTGCACCAGCAGGACCCACTCAACCAAG ATGATGTGTGTTACTGTCACCCAGGTAATGGCCCCCACCCTCTGGATCCCTTGGCTCCAGGGCCCCGCCTGGCCCGCTTCCCCTTCCCCGGAGGCCCCATCCCCAACCCTCTGCTCAACGACCTGCCCCATGACCATGACATGCTGCGACACCCACTGTTTG CCTATGCCGCTGTTGCAGGAGCAGGGTACCCCCGTGAGCTTCAGGGCCCCATCCCACAGATGTCTGCAGCCCATCAGCTCCAGGCCATGCACGCCCAGTCGGCAGAGCTGCAGAGGCTGGCCATGGAGCAGCAGTGGCTGCATGGACACCACCACCTACAACATGGGGGGCCTCTGCCCGGGCAGGAGGATTACTACAG CCGCCTGAAGAAAGAAGGTGACAAGCCATCGTGA